Proteins found in one Methanospirillum hungatei JF-1 genomic segment:
- a CDS encoding HD domain-containing protein: MIKRALLFGGTDGHGIIMTGLSERALKGEGFEVITVCSYIRPLPEKEQEYADYGTHIPCFFWQYTFPYYMKNFVSDYSIVVIVDIPFPEPDNRCPSLSVDQIVEEMKSALEIVPRIVLIDHHKNSFTHYGKVSQVGAEVVISSSAMFTHYGKPDKFTHKWGRYGAICDRDDAVLPVTEEEEIFAARIDAAKTDIEGCLNAIRQDDFSFFNHFSPDIPKPDTVMEYDSFLYIPRLAEGFGYKQLDQACRQYRKDYALGVSYQNPDNPVILLTTYWKSDNLPVALLLGMTRFRGHVTAPNIDFSHEMVDDLISLLSHPDKGEIKESGQILSNQFYSYVARFLRRVEIPYFLTLHKWGHVEHVIANARTLGSLYGLSDEEQKILNWACLLHDIGYGIDRSICPDFDEIHRRHHEFSEQMVRSWEKEGLFSGFLNHDEVSLIADMCLRHRKKMELPGKERDHLYILLRVADGMDNDYRRAQKNDEGTLYSELDKHLNEDSRREWESHQAVLGLSLNIRDDVLTFVMIVRDREKAFVKIQDLERETEPLKRYYKIRIEIIDITDE, translated from the coding sequence ATGATTAAACGGGCACTTTTATTTGGTGGGACAGACGGGCATGGCATTATTATGACTGGTCTTTCCGAACGGGCTTTAAAGGGAGAAGGGTTTGAGGTGATTACTGTATGTTCGTATATCCGGCCATTACCGGAGAAGGAACAGGAATATGCAGATTATGGGACTCATATACCATGTTTTTTCTGGCAGTATACGTTTCCCTATTATATGAAGAATTTTGTTTCCGATTATTCCATTGTTGTTATTGTTGATATTCCCTTTCCTGAGCCTGACAACCGGTGCCCGTCTTTATCTGTTGATCAGATTGTTGAGGAGATGAAATCAGCACTCGAGATTGTTCCGAGAATTGTCCTGATTGATCATCATAAGAACTCATTTACGCATTATGGAAAGGTTTCACAGGTTGGTGCGGAGGTTGTAATATCTTCATCAGCCATGTTTACTCATTACGGGAAACCGGATAAGTTTACTCATAAATGGGGGAGATATGGAGCAATTTGTGATAGGGATGATGCTGTTCTTCCGGTAACTGAAGAGGAAGAGATTTTTGCTGCACGAATAGATGCTGCGAAAACTGATATTGAAGGGTGTCTTAATGCAATACGGCAGGATGATTTTTCATTTTTTAACCATTTCTCTCCGGATATTCCAAAGCCTGATACGGTGATGGAGTATGATTCATTTCTGTATATCCCCAGATTAGCGGAAGGGTTTGGCTATAAACAATTGGATCAGGCATGCAGGCAGTATAGAAAGGATTATGCTCTTGGAGTTAGTTATCAGAACCCTGATAACCCAGTAATCCTTCTAACGACGTATTGGAAATCAGATAACCTACCGGTGGCCCTGTTGCTTGGTATGACCAGATTTCGTGGGCATGTTACTGCTCCGAATATTGATTTTTCTCATGAGATGGTCGACGATCTCATCTCGTTGTTATCTCATCCAGATAAGGGAGAGATCAAAGAAAGCGGACAGATTCTTTCTAATCAGTTCTACTCCTATGTTGCAAGGTTTTTAAGGCGGGTTGAGATTCCGTACTTTCTGACCCTGCATAAATGGGGGCATGTAGAGCATGTTATCGCGAATGCACGGACGCTTGGGTCACTGTATGGTCTTTCAGATGAAGAACAGAAAATCCTTAACTGGGCCTGCCTTCTCCATGATATCGGGTATGGGATCGATCGTTCAATTTGTCCGGATTTTGACGAGATACACCGTCGCCATCATGAGTTTTCAGAACAGATGGTTCGTTCATGGGAAAAAGAGGGGTTGTTTTCCGGGTTTTTGAATCATGATGAGGTGAGTCTTATTGCTGATATGTGTCTGCGTCATCGGAAGAAGATGGAACTTCCAGGCAAGGAGAGAGATCATCTGTATATTTTGCTCAGGGTTGCCGATGGGATGGATAATGATTACCGAAGGGCTCAGAAAAATGATGAAGGGACACTCTATAGTGAATTGGATAAGCATTTAAATGAAGATTCCAGGCGTGAGTGGGAGAGCCATCAGGCGGTTTTAGGGCTTTCTCTGAATATAAGGGATGATGTTCTGACTTTTGTAATGATTGTTCGTGACCGGGAAAAGGCCTTCGTGAAAATTCAGGATCTGGAACGTGAGACTGAACCATTAAAACGGTATTATAAGATTCGGATAGAGATTATAGATATTACAGATGAGTAG
- the csx2 gene encoding TIGR02221 family CRISPR-associated protein, translated as MTKLLSFVGTGQLYDTIYRLNGEEYHTAVVQEALCRYYKPDEVVLFVTREARSRNLPIIEAAIPSTPITIVDIPDGKCEDEIWDIFSIVTDSVHENDDIIFDITHGFRSLPFIALLSIAYLREIKPFSLSGVVYGAFEARETIHLESGKEISRAPVFDLTRFVSIFDWMAGVRSFLHHADAGVLEQMVNQISDEEFSQIQSRKGTKPLMDLLGPMSTYAASVRLSRPVEAMKTAYSIQERFEAATGAIKKHTPVLTPLLSKISEIEHFALPEPNILTDAVIQKQRDLIQVQLEMGLYQQAVTLGREWMVTVLLFAAGAGEEWLKKETRNEAENSLSGAEKVLSTQSKAQSLRNDKEKPRFLDWFCSHVSWKEMTGIWSRTSQMRNELAHCGMNPESLKVRQLQKKVDKFPDVLDKFYALMMGLPG; from the coding sequence ATGACAAAATTACTTTCTTTTGTCGGTACCGGGCAGTTATATGATACGATATATCGTCTGAATGGTGAGGAGTATCATACAGCTGTCGTTCAGGAGGCGTTATGCCGGTATTATAAGCCTGATGAGGTTGTGCTGTTTGTGACACGTGAGGCACGAAGCAGGAATCTTCCCATCATTGAGGCTGCGATTCCTTCTACTCCGATTACTATTGTGGATATCCCTGATGGGAAATGCGAAGATGAGATCTGGGATATCTTTTCAATAGTGACCGATTCGGTGCATGAGAATGATGATATTATCTTTGATATCACACACGGGTTTCGATCCCTGCCGTTTATTGCCCTGCTTTCGATTGCGTATTTGAGGGAAATAAAACCCTTTTCACTGTCTGGTGTGGTGTATGGCGCGTTTGAGGCTCGTGAAACGATTCACCTGGAATCCGGGAAAGAGATTTCTCGGGCACCGGTCTTTGATCTGACCAGATTTGTGAGTATTTTTGACTGGATGGCAGGGGTCAGGTCTTTTCTTCATCATGCCGATGCCGGGGTACTTGAGCAGATGGTTAACCAGATCTCTGATGAGGAGTTTTCACAAATCCAGAGCAGAAAAGGGACAAAACCGCTTATGGACCTGTTAGGGCCGATGTCAACGTATGCCGCGTCTGTACGGCTGTCACGACCGGTCGAGGCGATGAAGACTGCATATAGTATTCAGGAACGGTTCGAAGCTGCTACTGGAGCAATTAAAAAGCATACTCCGGTTCTGACGCCGCTTTTATCAAAGATATCAGAGATAGAACATTTCGCGTTGCCGGAGCCTAATATCCTGACCGATGCTGTGATTCAAAAGCAGCGTGATCTTATTCAGGTTCAGCTTGAGATGGGGCTGTATCAGCAGGCGGTCACGCTGGGACGGGAATGGATGGTAACGGTACTGCTCTTTGCTGCAGGGGCCGGGGAAGAATGGCTGAAAAAAGAGACCCGAAATGAAGCGGAGAATTCACTCTCTGGTGCAGAGAAGGTACTGAGTACGCAGTCTAAAGCCCAGTCTCTTCGTAATGATAAGGAGAAACCCAGGTTCCTGGACTGGTTCTGTAGTCATGTTTCCTGGAAGGAGATGACCGGAATTTGGAGCAGGACCTCGCAGATGAGGAATGAACTGGCCCATTGCGGGATGAACCCAGAAAGCCTCAAAGTCCGGCAACTGCAAAAAAAGGTTGATAAATTTCCTGACGTTCTTGATAAGTTTTATGCTCTGATGATGGGATTACCGGGTTAA
- a CDS encoding tubulin-like doman-containing protein has protein sequence MSDKDLFEESGIIPTLAIGVGMGGVSVVKEFISFVEKNGIIDNYRFVAIDSNIDDLNRIIEFAPNTSKIAITDHQYDVMNLKKNCPYLHKWVVMQKGGALQERVYGRFLLDLHKEEITRTITAHIHDLSNLWKEKEGGGEKRGHIAIWIIHSLGGGTGSGSFPALAIYLQKIVKEILGNKGITPHIYGVGILPSGTNITDISTATFTKRYFANSFAALEEVKVLAAASDVAPVTLKLPFHGEPIQVTERPFERYFLFGIDEELTTKLRKEKGEMVDDYLSHANKIIVTMMFALPQYPKGLENLWKDVPSPFASFGESELNIPIRLVKYLAGENDLLGPVIDENESVKAELRKLVIDAMKEFLRNLNESFLEDRALAVFQEYRLLGLAYFVGKLQNQINKLQINIQSEYEEELDTWWETLRSESWSCDQIERAGVVGLEEKHNLIVELFNSRIEELVRKLDSLLVSPLKKPDLRERKEKIEKILHDLEVLKVKTLKVRTLKQYVDTKIGEKLSLQNRDSKEKILGVASIVTFARKKDAYRQNVLKKRLGLSGSGRVLNPALSEDIMNSVSLVRDINVAHMKSLADYFQTLKFSQKDVDKIIKNRIEQSRDRHLSVAIGSGGEILTNPREELFILCNMLHESALGDNIAFASMKVVKIPSQTYNDEKVEFIDYTLNLSIEDVKEYNIRKAEYVQNKLKEKTDIAGPIGTIFAYPEWFPKDPLVQEVYLDIGSES, from the coding sequence ATGAGTGATAAGGATTTATTTGAGGAGTCAGGTATCATCCCAACCCTTGCAATTGGTGTCGGGATGGGGGGAGTGAGTGTTGTCAAGGAGTTCATCTCTTTTGTTGAGAAGAATGGAATCATTGATAATTACCGGTTTGTTGCAATTGATTCAAATATTGATGATCTGAACAGGATCATAGAGTTTGCACCAAATACCTCGAAAATTGCGATTACCGATCACCAGTACGATGTGATGAATCTGAAAAAAAATTGTCCATATCTGCATAAATGGGTCGTTATGCAAAAGGGAGGTGCTCTTCAGGAGCGGGTGTATGGACGATTTCTGCTTGATCTTCACAAGGAAGAGATAACAAGGACGATTACTGCCCATATACATGATCTCTCAAATCTCTGGAAAGAGAAGGAAGGTGGCGGTGAGAAGCGGGGTCACATTGCAATCTGGATTATTCATTCTCTGGGTGGGGGAACAGGTAGTGGATCTTTCCCGGCTCTCGCCATCTATCTGCAGAAGATAGTAAAGGAAATCCTGGGTAATAAAGGAATTACTCCGCATATCTATGGGGTTGGTATTCTTCCTTCCGGGACAAATATTACCGACATCTCAACTGCAACGTTCACAAAGAGATATTTTGCTAATTCCTTTGCTGCTCTTGAGGAGGTTAAGGTTCTGGCAGCAGCATCAGATGTTGCCCCTGTAACCCTGAAACTTCCGTTTCATGGTGAACCTATTCAGGTTACGGAACGGCCTTTTGAACGGTATTTCCTGTTCGGTATTGATGAAGAGCTGACGACGAAGCTTCGGAAGGAGAAGGGGGAGATGGTTGATGATTATCTCTCCCATGCAAATAAGATTATTGTAACTATGATGTTTGCTCTTCCCCAGTATCCAAAAGGTTTGGAGAATCTATGGAAGGATGTTCCAAGTCCTTTTGCCTCTTTTGGAGAAAGCGAACTGAATATTCCTATTCGGTTGGTGAAATATCTTGCAGGGGAAAATGATCTTCTCGGTCCTGTTATTGATGAGAATGAATCGGTGAAGGCAGAATTGCGTAAGCTGGTCATTGATGCGATGAAAGAATTTTTGCGGAACTTGAATGAGTCATTTCTTGAGGACCGGGCGTTAGCAGTGTTCCAGGAGTATCGTCTTTTGGGTCTGGCTTATTTTGTGGGGAAATTGCAGAATCAGATCAATAAACTTCAGATTAATATTCAGTCAGAATATGAGGAAGAACTGGATACCTGGTGGGAGACGCTTAGAAGTGAGAGCTGGTCATGTGACCAGATTGAGCGGGCAGGGGTTGTTGGATTAGAAGAGAAACATAATCTGATTGTTGAGCTTTTTAATTCCCGAATTGAGGAACTTGTGAGAAAATTAGACTCACTTCTGGTCAGTCCTTTGAAAAAGCCGGATCTTCGGGAACGAAAGGAGAAGATTGAGAAGATTTTGCATGATCTTGAAGTTTTAAAGGTAAAAACTCTGAAAGTCAGAACATTAAAGCAATATGTTGATACGAAGATAGGGGAGAAACTTTCTCTTCAAAACCGTGATTCGAAGGAGAAGATCCTGGGTGTTGCATCTATCGTTACCTTTGCGAGGAAGAAGGATGCATACCGCCAGAATGTCTTGAAAAAACGGCTTGGTCTGTCTGGAAGCGGTCGGGTTTTAAATCCTGCTCTTTCTGAAGATATTATGAACAGCGTCTCTTTAGTGCGAGATATCAATGTTGCCCATATGAAGAGTCTGGCTGATTATTTCCAGACTCTAAAGTTTTCACAGAAAGATGTGGATAAAATTATAAAGAATAGGATTGAGCAGTCCCGTGACCGGCACCTTTCGGTTGCAATCGGTTCAGGGGGGGAGATTCTTACAAATCCTCGCGAAGAACTATTTATTTTATGTAATATGCTTCATGAGAGTGCACTTGGAGATAATATTGCATTTGCATCAATGAAAGTGGTGAAGATACCAAGTCAGACATATAATGATGAGAAAGTTGAGTTTATTGACTATACTCTCAATCTTTCAATTGAAGATGTGAAAGAGTACAATATTCGAAAAGCAGAGTATGTGCAGAATAAATTGAAAGAAAAAACCGATATTGCCGGGCCTATTGGAACCATCTTTGCATACCCGGAGTGGTTCCCGAAAGATCCTCTTGTTCAGGAGGTCTATCTGGATATCGGTTCTGAATCTTAA
- a CDS encoding TM1812 family CRISPR-associated protein, whose protein sequence is MRKCLSFVGTGELKPARYTLNGSLCDTTVIQKALAEFYHPDMITLFVTGKAKTNNLSTVITSLSEHPHTLIDIPDGRTESELWEIFDKISHAVGPDDEILLDITHAYRFMPFLAFLTALYIREVTGATLWGVVYGAYEAGEDFCDHTGQTRRISPISDLTSFITLVDWMMAVRSFVSFADARGMQAMVTASRIPGSISSPYPDTDPYETLTHLADSLRQFTAGIQLARPIEAANSGIEVMKHLANVRNKIHADFPALNPVLEKINEMPPFAQTRSSSPSWSTLESQLAIISYQVEKGLYLQAAELAREWMVSAVICHQGLFSSWLKETVRTDAEEALHALTIRKKRKNYKSSPMVRRLEQITGWEKIANTWQKISRVRNDLAHCGMREIRKDAKTLENNVLAIPGELENVYQELSKL, encoded by the coding sequence ATGCGGAAATGTCTCAGTTTTGTCGGAACCGGAGAATTAAAACCAGCCAGATACACCCTTAACGGATCTCTATGCGATACTACCGTTATACAAAAGGCACTGGCAGAGTTCTACCATCCTGACATGATAACCCTCTTTGTCACCGGAAAAGCCAAAACAAATAATCTCTCCACCGTCATTACCAGCCTCTCAGAACATCCACACACCCTCATTGACATCCCGGATGGTCGGACGGAATCTGAACTCTGGGAAATATTTGATAAAATATCTCATGCAGTTGGCCCAGATGATGAAATCCTTCTTGACATAACCCATGCGTACCGGTTTATGCCCTTCCTTGCATTCCTCACCGCCCTATACATCAGGGAAGTAACCGGTGCAACCCTTTGGGGAGTCGTGTATGGAGCGTACGAAGCAGGTGAAGATTTCTGTGATCACACCGGTCAGACCCGTAGAATATCACCCATATCAGATCTCACCTCATTCATCACCCTTGTTGACTGGATGATGGCTGTCAGATCCTTTGTCTCCTTTGCTGATGCAAGGGGCATGCAGGCCATGGTGACTGCATCCCGGATTCCTGGATCCATTTCATCCCCCTATCCTGATACGGATCCATATGAAACCCTTACTCATCTTGCCGATTCTCTCCGCCAGTTCACCGCTGGCATACAGCTTGCACGCCCCATCGAAGCCGCAAATTCCGGTATCGAAGTCATGAAACACCTTGCCAATGTCAGAAATAAGATACATGCAGACTTCCCTGCCTTAAATCCGGTCCTAGAAAAAATAAATGAGATGCCCCCGTTTGCACAAACCCGATCCTCCTCTCCCTCCTGGAGCACCCTTGAATCCCAGCTGGCAATCATATCATACCAGGTGGAAAAGGGACTATATCTGCAGGCCGCCGAACTCGCCAGGGAATGGATGGTCTCTGCAGTCATCTGCCACCAGGGACTCTTCTCCTCCTGGCTTAAAGAAACCGTCAGAACCGATGCTGAAGAAGCACTCCATGCTCTGACCATCAGGAAGAAACGAAAAAATTATAAGTCCTCACCAATGGTAAGAAGGCTGGAACAAATCACCGGATGGGAAAAAATCGCTAACACCTGGCAGAAAATTAGCCGGGTGAGAAATGATCTGGCACATTGTGGCATGAGAGAAATCAGGAAAGATGCAAAAACACTTGAAAATAACGTACTCGCAATACCAGGAGAACTCGAAAATGTATATCAGGAACTCAGCAAATTATGA